A window of Micromonospora eburnea genomic DNA:
AACACCCCCGGGATCCACCCGCAGGCCGCCGAGCGGACCATGGGTCTGCACGCCTCCCCGGTGGCCCAGATCGCCTTTGACGAGGCCCGGGTGCCGGCCGAGCGGCTGATCGGGGGCGAGGGGGCGGGCTTCACCATCGCCATGTCCGCACTGGACTCCGGCCGCCTGGGCATCGCCGCCTGCGCGGTCGGCCTGGCCCAGGCCGCCCTGGACTACGCGGTCGGCTACGCCAGGGAGCGCCAGCAGTTCGGCCGGTCGATCATCGACTTCCAGGGGCTCGGCTTCACCCTCGCCGACCACGCCACCCAGATCTCCGCGGCCCGCGCGCTGATGCTGGCCGCCGCCCGACTGCGCGACGCCGGCCGGCCGTACTCGATCGAGGCGGCGAAGGCGAAGCTCTTCGCCACCGACGTGGCGATGCGGGTGACCATCGACGCGGTGCAGGTGCTCGGCGGCGCCGGCTACGTCGTCGACCACCCGGTCGAGCGGTACCTGCGGGAGGCGAAGGTGCTCCAGATCGTCGAGGGCACCAACCAGATCCAGCGGCTGGTCATCTCCCGGGCCCTGGCCAAGGGCTGACCCGGCTGACCCGCCGGCCCACCGGGCAGCGAGCCCGGTGGGCCGGATGCGGCGTGCGCGCGGATTTCCAGGTAGGTTGCACCGCGTGGAGGAGATCGACCGGGCCATCGTCGCCGCGCTGACCGGAGACGGTCGGCTGTCGTACACCGACCTCGCCGAGCGGGTGGGGTTGTCGGTGTCCGCCGTGCACCAGCGGGTCCGCCGGCTGGAGCAGCGCGGCGTCATCAAGGGGTACGCCGCGCGCGTGTCGTTCGAGGCGCTGGATCTGCCGTTGACCGCGTTCGTGGCGATCCGGCCGTTCGATCCGTCGCAGCCGGACGACGCGCCGGAGCGGCTGGCCCACCTGCCCGAGATCGACTCGTGCTACTCGGTGGCGGGGGAGGACTTCTATCTGCTGCTGGTGCGGGTGGCCAGCCCGGCGGACCTGGAACGGGTGCTCCAGGAGATCCGGACGGCCGCCAACGTCACCACCCGAACGACCGTGGTGCTCTCCACACCGTACGAGAACCGGCCACCGCGGCTCAGTGCCGAGCCGCCTGAGCGGGGTCGATCCCGGGCGACGGAGCCGGCTGGTTCCAACGCAGGATGACCGGCCGTCCGTGCTCGTGACCGAGCACGCTGACGGTGGCGGTGTCCAGCCGTAGCAGCCCGCCGGCGGACGGGGGCAGGCCGATCCAGCGAGCGCCGATCACCCGCAGGCTGTGTGCGTGGCCGACCAGGGCGACGCTGCCCCGGGCGAGCAGGGGTGCGGCTGCGGCGAGCACCCGGTCGGCGCGCTCGCCGACCTGCGCCGGCGACTCCCCGCCGGGCGCGCCGTCGGTCCAGATGTTCCAGTGTGGACTCTCCTTGTGGATGTCCGCCGTGGTCCGGCCCTCGTAGTCGCCGTAGTTCCACTCGGCCAGGTCGGGGTCGGTGGTGTCGGCATCGAGCCCGGCCAGGTGGGCGGTGCACGTCGCCCGCTGCCGGGGGCTGGACAGGACACGGACGAAGCGGCGGCCGGCGAGCAGCACGCCGAGCGCGCGGGCCTGCCGCTCCCCGTCGGGGGTCAGCTCCAGATCCGTGTACGAGGTGTGCCGGTGGCTGGCGCTCCACGCGGTCTCGCCGTGCCTGATCAGCAGGATCTCGCTCACCGGTCCAGTCAACCATGGTCGGCGGGCCGAACCGGGCCGGCGGGCGCCGGAGCCCCGGTGAGTGCGG
This region includes:
- a CDS encoding Lrp/AsnC family transcriptional regulator, translating into MEEIDRAIVAALTGDGRLSYTDLAERVGLSVSAVHQRVRRLEQRGVIKGYAARVSFEALDLPLTAFVAIRPFDPSQPDDAPERLAHLPEIDSCYSVAGEDFYLLLVRVASPADLERVLQEIRTAANVTTRTTVVLSTPYENRPPRLSAEPPERGRSRATEPAGSNAG
- a CDS encoding histidine phosphatase family protein, with the protein product MSEILLIRHGETAWSASHRHTSYTDLELTPDGERQARALGVLLAGRRFVRVLSSPRQRATCTAHLAGLDADTTDPDLAEWNYGDYEGRTTADIHKESPHWNIWTDGAPGGESPAQVGERADRVLAAAAPLLARGSVALVGHAHSLRVIGARWIGLPPSAGGLLRLDTATVSVLGHEHGRPVILRWNQPAPSPGIDPAQAARH
- a CDS encoding acyl-CoA dehydrogenase family protein, translating into MTVDRILPTDEAHDLLDLATELADRELAPKAAGFEERAEFPREVLRTLGRAGLLGLPYAEEHGGAAQPYEVYLQVLEILASRWLAVAEAVSVHTLSCYPLAQFGSDEQRKLLPDMIGGELLGAYCLSEPQGGSDAAALTTKAVRDGDDYVVSGTKAWITHAQVADFYNIFCRTGGHGPKGISCLLADRNTPGIHPQAAERTMGLHASPVAQIAFDEARVPAERLIGGEGAGFTIAMSALDSGRLGIAACAVGLAQAALDYAVGYARERQQFGRSIIDFQGLGFTLADHATQISAARALMLAAARLRDAGRPYSIEAAKAKLFATDVAMRVTIDAVQVLGGAGYVVDHPVERYLREAKVLQIVEGTNQIQRLVISRALAKG